In the genome of Effusibacillus lacus, one region contains:
- a CDS encoding HTH domain-containing protein, producing the protein MDLVERLFFILTTIQQRPGITAPALAELCGTSVRSIYRDIKRLDEAGIQILLQGNK; encoded by the coding sequence ATGGATTTGGTGGAACGGCTGTTTTTTATACTTACGACAATCCAGCAACGACCGGGGATTACCGCGCCCGCTTTAGCGGAACTGTGCGGTACATCCGTACGGAGTATCTACCGTGACATCAAGCGGTTGGATGAAGCCGGAATCCAGATCCTGCTGCAGGGGAACAAAG